The following proteins are encoded in a genomic region of Arachis stenosperma cultivar V10309 chromosome 4, arast.V10309.gnm1.PFL2, whole genome shotgun sequence:
- the LOC130973203 gene encoding protein root UVB sensitive 5 translates to MSHTLRISFPTSRSSFNNTSLKRVKRSRNHHFPQIQCSSKHSSLKYENHANNEGGEGLSKVILVERYSNGTAKRYVLGDDSQLQTILVEEDSSTTNRFQDLNSFDRRISWLPQIIKDFVLPAGFPGSVSDDYLNYMLLQFPTNVTGWICHTLVTSSLLKAVGIGSFSGTTAAASAAAIRWVTKDGIGAVGRLFIGGRFGNLFDDDPKQWRMYADFIGSAGSIFDLTTQLYPAYFLPLASLGNLTKAVARGLKDPSFRVIQNHFAISGNLGEVAAKEEVWEVVAQLVGLAFGILILDTPGLVKSYPVISLTWLSMRLLHLWLRYESLSVLQFNTINLKRARILVKSHVLHSIVPGCVDCNREENILCWSQFMKPKIIFGLPLEKMDGVTRSHFVVKELLKLYANEKHILIVNQQEEGLEFYVSFKVGAMSISVLRSVWQMFWLSENWDGEVSVCDQLANSLMQLEDRFDDFIQKLKEAGWNAQQINLKVPTEVSIDDINLL, encoded by the exons ATGTCTCACACATTGCGAATTTCATTCCCTACATCGCGTTCTTCCTTCAACAATACTTCATTGAAGCGGGTTAAGAGAAGCAGAAATCATCACTTCCCTCAAATCCAATGCTCTTCCAAGCACTCAAGTCTCAAATATGAAAATCATGCTAATAATGAAGG aGGTGAAGGCTTATCTAAAGTGATATTGGTTGAGAGATATAGCAATGGTACTGCTAAGAG ATATGTGTTAGGTGATGATTCACAGTTGCAAACTATCCTTGTTGAGGAGGATAGCTCTACAACAAACAGGTTCCAagatttgaattcttttgatAGAAGAATATCGTGGCTTCCACAGATAATCAAGGATTTTGTTCTACCAGCTGGCTTTCCTG GATCTGTTTCGGATGATTACTTGAACTACATGTTGTTGCAGTTCCCTACCAATGTGACTGGATGGATCTGTCACACCCTAGTTACTTCAAGTCTCCTAAAG GCTGTTGGCATTGGCTCTTTCTCTGGAACTACGGCGGCTGCTTCTGCTGCTGCCATCAG ATGGGTCACAAAGGATGGCATTGGAGCTGTTGGGAGATTATTCATTG GTGGAAGATTTGGAAATCTGTTTGATGATGATCCAAAGCAATGGAGAATGTATGCAGACTTCATTGGCAGTGCCGGAAG CATTTTTGATCTGACAACCCAATTATATCCGGCCTATTTCCTTCCTTTGGCCTCTCTTGGAAATCTTACAAAG GCTGTTGCAAGAGGACTAAAGGATCCTTCCTTTCGTGTGATCCAAAACCACTTTGCGATCTCAGGAAATCTGGGGGAGGTAGCAGCAAAG GAAGAGGTTTGGGAAGTGGTTGCCCAGCTGGTTGGCCTTGCTTTTGGCATATTAATACTG GATACACCTGGCCTTGTAAAATCATATCCCGTAATTTCTTTAACATGGTTGAGTATGCGACTTCTGCATCTTTGGCTACGCTATGAATCTCTTTCAGTCCTTCAGTTTAACACT ATAAACCTCAAGCGTGCTCGCATACTTGTAAAATCACACGTGTTGCACTCAATCGTTCCAG GATGTGTGGATTGCAACAGGGAAGAAAATATATTATGTTGGTCACAGTTCATGAAGCCAAAGATTATTTTTGGCTTGCCCCTGGAAAAAATGGATGGTGTGACAAGATCTCATTTTGTG GTGAAGGAACTTCTAAAATTATATGCAAATGAGAAACATATTCTTATAGTGAACCAGCAAGAAGAAGGTTTGGAGTTCTATGTTTCTTTCAAG GTTGGAGCAATGAGCATCTCAGTATTGCGAAGTGTGTGGCAAATGTTCTGGCTAAGCGAGAACTGGGATGGCGAAGTTAGTGTCTGCGATCAACTTGCTAATAGCCTGATGCAATTGGAAGACAGGTTTGATGATTTCATTCAAAAGTTGAAAGAAGCTGGATGGAATGCCCAGCAAATCAATTTGAAGGTTCCCACAGAAGTCTCAATTGATGATATAAATCTTCTCtaa